The Microcella sp. genome includes the window CTCGCAAGCCCCACGCCGAGCGCGAAGAGGTAGATGAGGGGGTTGCCGAAGCTCTGGAAGATCGCGTCGCCCGCATAGCCCTTCATGGCCCGGATGCGGTGCTCGGCGATGTACCACGAGCCCCAGCGCCGGGGGGCGACGCCGGCGGCGAGTGCGCGTGCGGTCTCGGGATGCTCGGCTCCGGCATCCCGCATCGAATCGGCGGGCGGTGGCGAGATCATTCGATCAGACTCCGGCCGGTGAGCCGCAAGAAGACGTCTTCGAGGCTCGAGCGCCGCACGAGCGACGTGATCGGCTGCAGGCCGCGCTGCGTGATGCGCTCGAGCTCTGCCTCACCGTTCTCGGTGTAGATGAGGATGCGGTCTGGCAGCACCTCATGCCGCTCGCCGATGTCGGTGATGCTCGCCGCGATCTCGGCGTTCTTCTCGCTGCCGAAGCGCACTTCGAGCACTTCACGGCTCGAGTGCTCGCGAATGAGCGCAGCGGGCGACCCTTCGGCCATGATGCGCCCCTTGTCGACGACGACGAGGCGGTCGCAGAGCTGCTCGGCCTCGTCCATGTAGTGCGTGGTGAGCACGAGAGTCGTGCCCTGCTCTTTGAGCCGGAACAGGCGATCCCACAGAATGTGCCGCGCCTGCGGGTCGAGCCCCGTCGTCGGCTCGTCGAGCAGCAGGATGCGAGGTTCGTTGATGAGTGCGCGGGCGATCGTGAGTCGGCGCTTCATGCCGCCCGAAAGGTCGTCAACCTTCGACGTGCGACGGTCGGTCAATTGCGCGAACTCGAGCAGGGCATCCGCCCGCTCAGCGACGACCGCGCGCGGCAGGCCGAAGTAGCGGCCATAGACGAGCAAGTTGTCGCGCACCCGCAGCTCTTGGTCGAGATTGTCTTGCTGCGGCACAACGCCGAGCTGCGAACGGATGTCGGGGCCGTGCTGGTTCGGGTCGAGACCCAAGATCGACAGCTCGCCGCTCGTGCGCGTCGACACCGCACCGACCATGCGCATCGTGGTCGACTTGCCGGCACCGTTCGGGCCGAGCAGGCCGAACGACTCGCCGGGAGCCACCTCGAAGTCGATCGCGTCGACGGCCGTGAAGTCGCCGTACGTCTTGGTGAGCTGCGAGGCAGAGATGACGGGCTGGGACACGAGAGAAGAGCCTAGACCCGCGCACCGACGATGGCCCACCTCGAGGCGCGGACTGCGCGCACGCGCACAGCGAACACGCGGATGCCGCGGCGGCGACTCCGGCAGACTGGTGCTCACCACACTTCTGCGAAGGGCACCATGAGCGCGAGCACTCCCGCACCCCGCCGCCGCGGCAGCCAGACCGGCCGCGATGCCGAGGCCGAGGGGCCGCGCGCGTCGTTCAGTCAGCTCATGCCATTCTTGCTCGCCCACCGCGGCGTGCTCTCGATCGTCGTCGTCTTGAGCATCGTGGCCGCCGCGGCCACGCTCGCCCAGCCACTGCTCGTCGGGCAGGTCATCACCGCCGTCGAGCGGGGTGAGTCGTTCGCCCTGCTCGCCGGCGTCTTGGTGGCACTCGTCGTCGCCTCGGCCCTGCTCTCGGGCCTGCAGCACTTCCTGCTGCAGCGCACCGGAACCACCATCGTGCTCGACGCCCGGCGGCAGCTCGTCGCCCGCATACTGCGCCTGCCGATCTCCGCATTCGATCAGCGCCGCACGGGCGATCTCGTCTCACGAGTGGGCACCGACACGACGCTGCTCTACGCCGTGATGACGCAGGGTCTCGTCGACGCGGTCGGCGGAGTGCTCATCTTCGTGGGCGCACTCATCGCGATGCTGTTCATCGATGCGATTCTGCTCGCACTCACCGTGCTCATCATCAGCGTCTCCCTCGTGACGGTCGTCACCCTCTCGCGAGGCATTCGCCGGGCCAGTGCCGAGCAGCAGCGACGCGTCGGCGAACTCTCGTCGGCGGTCGAGCGGGCCATCTCGTCGATTCGCACGATCCGCGCCGCGAACGCCACGCAGCGCGAGACAGAGTCGATCGAGTCGAGTGCGCGCTCTGCGTGGAAGGCGGGGCTGCGGGTCGCGCGCATCTCGGCGCTCGTCGTGCCCGTCGCCGGCATCGCCCTGCAGCTCTCGCTGCTCGTCGTGCTCGGGGTCGGAGGGTTTCGCGTCGCCACGGGTGCGATCGAGGTCGCGAGCCTCATCATGTTCATCATCTTCCTGTTTCTGCTGATCTCTCCGCTCGGCCAGGCCTTCGGCGCCATCAGCTCGGTCAACCAGGCACTCGGCGCTCTCGGGCGCATTCAAGAGGTTCTCGACCTGCCCGAAGAGGGCGCGACCGACGATGCCGCCGCAGTCACACCCCGCTCAGATGACGCGCAGAGCGACGCTGCGGCGCTGAGCTTCGACCGGGTGACCTTCCGCTACGCCACAGCGAGCCCGACCGACGATGCGTCGCCCGACGATCAGTCGCCCGAGGCCCCGCTCGCCGAGACAGAGTCGAATCGCGACGTGCTGCGCAGCGTGAGCTTCACGGTGCCGGTCGGGTCGCGCACGGCGCTCGTCGGGCCGAGCGGCGCCGGCAAGAGCACGGTGCTGTCGCTCATCGAGCGCTTCTACGAACCGACCGAGGGCGTCATCAGAATGGGCGCAGACGACATTCGATCGATCGACCGCGAGACCCTGCGCGGGCGCATCGGCTATGTCGAGCAAGATGCACCGGTGCTCGCCGGCACCCTGCGCGAGAACCTGCTGCTGGGCACGCCAGACGCGACAGACGAGCAGTGCGCGGCCGTGCTGCGCAGCGTCAACCTCGGCGAGGTGCTCGACCGCGATGAGCGCGGGCTCGACGCTCAAGTGGGTGAAGACGGCGTCATGCTCTCGGGCGGTGAGCGTCAGCGGCTCGCGATCGCCCGAGCGCTGCTCGCGGCCCACCCGATTCTGCTGCTCGACGAGTCGACGTCATCGCTCGACGGAGTCAACGAGCAGCGCATGCGCGACGCCATCGACGCCGTCGCCGAAGACCGCACGCTCATCGTCATCGCGCACCGGTTGTCGACCGTCGTCGACAGCGATCAGATCATTGTGCTCGACCGCGGCGAGGTCGTCGGCGTCGGCACCCACAGCGAGCTCGTTCGCAGTGTGCCGCTCTACCGCGACCTCGCGAAGCACCAGCTG containing:
- a CDS encoding ABC transporter ATP-binding protein; this encodes MSQPVISASQLTKTYGDFTAVDAIDFEVAPGESFGLLGPNGAGKSTTMRMVGAVSTRTSGELSILGLDPNQHGPDIRSQLGVVPQQDNLDQELRVRDNLLVYGRYFGLPRAVVAERADALLEFAQLTDRRTSKVDDLSGGMKRRLTIARALINEPRILLLDEPTTGLDPQARHILWDRLFRLKEQGTTLVLTTHYMDEAEQLCDRLVVVDKGRIMAEGSPAALIREHSSREVLEVRFGSEKNAEIAASITDIGERHEVLPDRILIYTENGEAELERITQRGLQPITSLVRRSSLEDVFLRLTGRSLIE
- a CDS encoding ABC transporter ATP-binding protein, with protein sequence MSASTPAPRRRGSQTGRDAEAEGPRASFSQLMPFLLAHRGVLSIVVVLSIVAAAATLAQPLLVGQVITAVERGESFALLAGVLVALVVASALLSGLQHFLLQRTGTTIVLDARRQLVARILRLPISAFDQRRTGDLVSRVGTDTTLLYAVMTQGLVDAVGGVLIFVGALIAMLFIDAILLALTVLIISVSLVTVVTLSRGIRRASAEQQRRVGELSSAVERAISSIRTIRAANATQRETESIESSARSAWKAGLRVARISALVVPVAGIALQLSLLVVLGVGGFRVATGAIEVASLIMFIIFLFLLISPLGQAFGAISSVNQALGALGRIQEVLDLPEEGATDDAAAVTPRSDDAQSDAAALSFDRVTFRYATASPTDDASPDDQSPEAPLAETESNRDVLRSVSFTVPVGSRTALVGPSGAGKSTVLSLIERFYEPTEGVIRMGADDIRSIDRETLRGRIGYVEQDAPVLAGTLRENLLLGTPDATDEQCAAVLRSVNLGEVLDRDERGLDAQVGEDGVMLSGGERQRLAIARALLAAHPILLLDESTSSLDGVNEQRMRDAIDAVAEDRTLIVIAHRLSTVVDSDQIIVLDRGEVVGVGTHSELVRSVPLYRDLAKHQLLV